In Sphingobacterium zeae, one genomic interval encodes:
- a CDS encoding FtsX-like permease family protein, giving the protein MIQLFLKTALRNLKRSPLNTTINILGLALGFTVALISTLWVLKQFSFDKHYRNYQHIYQVMMTGTFNDEKSTDRSTPIPLAKTIVSDFKNEMPDATLVTNLESNNLKVGDKKLNAPGFYAMGKFAELFSLESVKGNSTTPGNPSTIIISESLAKRLFDKVDIIGKTLQLNGKEQYTVQGVYKDIPENNTFYGLDYVLPFVDYLAKDQGIEDSWSSCFFSTFAKIDNAAFVPALENKLTNIINKKLTDIKPEILLHPMSKWHLYDSFKNGKNVGGQIQYVWMFGWISIFIMLLASINFINLSTARSLKRGKEIGVLKSVGVNRRQLIAGFLVESILAVACAFLIAVLLATVLLPWVNTITHTNLHIPFTDVRFYGYSLTGIGVIGLLAGIYPALFLSAFNPILALKGKINSRKGGSRSRKAMVIVQFAISIFLMISTYLVIQQLRYTKDRPMGYKSSNLVNITSSSPTIIKNFNVLRKELIEQRLIQDAALSSSFVNRLSLTGGGFNWQGNDSKDGAIMGIFTVDDNFAKTVQWDFIQGRNFSKDFKTDSTAVILNEAAAQFMGVTDLNSKQLSRAGIDYHIVGIIKNTLSESPFKSITPTAYFLKFLPKNKITLQLNEGQDGKQDLKAIAESFNRIDPDLIFDYTFTDQEYAKQFQQMEMIKSLTSLFTGLAILISCLGLYALVSFLTEQREKEIGIRKVLGASELGLWRLLSTEYIWLTGIGFLLAAPLAYLLMESWLEDYVYRISITWTVFAITGLTALVITLLTVSYQAIKATLANPVKTLRSE; this is encoded by the coding sequence ATGATTCAGTTATTTCTAAAAACAGCGCTTAGAAATTTAAAGCGCAGTCCCTTAAATACGACAATAAATATTTTGGGATTAGCACTGGGGTTTACTGTTGCTCTGATCAGTACGTTATGGGTGCTGAAACAATTTTCTTTTGATAAGCATTACCGCAATTATCAACATATTTATCAGGTCATGATGACCGGAACTTTCAACGATGAAAAATCAACTGATCGCTCTACGCCTATTCCTTTGGCCAAAACGATTGTCTCTGATTTTAAAAATGAGATGCCAGATGCCACTTTGGTCACCAATCTAGAAAGCAATAATCTTAAAGTAGGTGATAAAAAATTAAATGCTCCGGGGTTTTACGCCATGGGAAAATTTGCCGAATTATTTTCTCTCGAATCTGTAAAAGGAAATAGTACCACACCGGGCAATCCATCAACCATCATAATTTCAGAATCTTTAGCAAAACGACTGTTTGATAAGGTAGATATCATCGGTAAAACACTTCAATTGAATGGCAAAGAACAGTATACTGTTCAAGGTGTTTATAAAGATATTCCTGAAAACAACACTTTTTATGGCTTAGATTATGTATTGCCGTTTGTCGATTATCTTGCGAAAGACCAAGGCATAGAAGACAGCTGGTCCAGCTGCTTTTTTAGCACTTTCGCCAAAATCGACAATGCTGCCTTTGTTCCCGCGTTGGAAAACAAGCTGACAAATATTATCAACAAAAAACTAACGGATATAAAACCTGAGATCCTCTTACATCCGATGTCGAAATGGCATTTATACGATTCATTCAAAAATGGAAAGAACGTAGGTGGACAAATTCAATATGTATGGATGTTTGGGTGGATCAGTATATTCATTATGTTGCTGGCCAGTATAAACTTTATAAATTTAAGTACTGCAAGAAGTCTAAAAAGAGGAAAAGAAATCGGCGTTTTAAAATCTGTTGGCGTCAATCGACGGCAGCTTATCGCTGGCTTTCTTGTGGAATCCATCCTCGCGGTAGCCTGTGCTTTTTTGATCGCCGTTCTATTGGCTACAGTACTGTTGCCTTGGGTCAATACAATCACTCATACGAACTTACATATACCTTTTACGGATGTTCGATTCTATGGCTACTCCTTAACAGGAATAGGCGTTATAGGTCTTTTAGCAGGTATTTACCCTGCGCTATTTTTATCGGCATTTAATCCTATTCTTGCTCTTAAGGGTAAAATCAACAGCCGAAAAGGCGGATCAAGAAGTAGAAAGGCAATGGTCATCGTGCAATTTGCGATTTCTATTTTCCTGATGATATCCACTTATCTGGTGATTCAGCAACTGCGTTACACAAAGGATCGTCCTATGGGATATAAAAGTTCCAATTTGGTGAATATTACTTCCTCTAGTCCTACAATCATTAAAAACTTTAACGTGCTCCGGAAAGAACTGATCGAGCAGCGATTAATTCAGGATGCGGCACTTTCCTCCAGCTTTGTCAACCGTCTTTCGTTGACCGGAGGTGGATTTAATTGGCAGGGAAATGACAGCAAAGATGGTGCTATTATGGGTATCTTTACCGTTGATGACAATTTTGCGAAGACTGTACAATGGGATTTTATACAGGGCCGTAATTTTTCAAAAGATTTTAAAACAGATTCAACCGCTGTTATTTTGAATGAGGCCGCTGCTCAATTTATGGGCGTGACAGACCTTAACAGTAAACAGCTTTCACGTGCCGGTATTGATTATCATATTGTGGGTATTATCAAGAATACACTTTCCGAATCCCCTTTTAAATCGATTACGCCGACAGCTTATTTCCTCAAATTTTTACCAAAGAACAAGATCACGCTTCAATTGAACGAAGGTCAAGATGGTAAGCAGGACTTAAAAGCTATTGCGGAAAGCTTCAATCGTATAGATCCTGATTTGATTTTTGATTATACCTTTACGGATCAGGAATATGCCAAGCAGTTTCAACAAATGGAAATGATCAAGAGCTTAACAAGTTTATTTACAGGACTGGCCATACTCATTTCCTGTCTCGGTCTATACGCCTTAGTGTCCTTTCTTACGGAGCAACGCGAAAAAGAAATTGGCATTCGTAAAGTATTGGGCGCATCAGAACTTGGCTTGTGGCGACTACTTTCCACCGAATACATTTGGCTCACAGGCATTGGCTTTTTACTCGCAGCCCCTTTAGCCTATCTGCTCATGGAATCATGGCTCGAAGACTATGTCTACCGCATATCAATTACATGGACGGTGTTTGCTATCACAGGCTTAACCGCACTAGTCATTACCCTATTAACCGTTAGTTACCAAGCGATTAAAGCTACTTTAGCAAATCCCGTAAAAACCCTAAGAAGCGAATAA
- a CDS encoding ABC transporter permease encodes MVKNYFKIASRNIRKNKGFSLLNMFGLSIGITCFLLLAAYIYHESSYERFFPHADRLAYISLIYKSPNSTEEVNSAVTPTGLAPTLQAEFPDVEQATRFYSYSKGGKIESKEALITEKGLLYADQNVFKTLGYTFLEGDSQSALAEPNQIVLTKKLAEKYFPKQSAIGQTLSIDKVNWKITGIIADLPTNTQLNFSALLSNKGLERYKEIAWSSANDVTIALLKNKDQFGLIQQKLDQMTKSKFAEATKQGYQFRFILEKLTDIHLHSKAAGTGNITYIYILMALGAALIILTCINFTNLVLAHALERKKEIGVKKVLGAAKKTIFFQFFFECSIMVFLAVGFSLLTTVLLLPVFSSFMGAEIKLTIWADPRFYAVLAAFIVLITLLSGGWPAYSIASSKPISIFKRKLTEKQNGISLSRVLVTFQFSISIFFIICTLFAVRQMDFIQSKNTGLDRSDMLVIDGRGWQNKERQLLKEKLMQLNSVQGVTASYDNPVNIQGGYSVSEVEGQPNDFDMDVTAIPIEKDFVSVFHIQSVAGEPLSDTDILRAQDTVSPEYGFVVNTLAASAMGFTPQQAIGKKINLNGRKGMIKQVVASFNFASLHSEVKPIVLFPEYDYFGNIFIRLNPTSPVKDALAQIKAVIKDIDSKNSFEYHFLNDDYNKLYLKDQQTTRVMQLFSIITIAIACMGLFALSAYAVQQRFKEIGIRKVLGASTIKIVQILSLDFMVLVCSALLVSVPLGWYAMHRWIENFAYHITLDWWVFILAGISALFVSFITISFQTVKAAILNPVDSLRDE; translated from the coding sequence ATGGTAAAGAATTATTTTAAAATCGCTTCGCGAAATATTAGAAAAAACAAAGGATTTTCTCTTCTAAATATGTTTGGACTTAGTATAGGAATAACATGTTTTCTATTATTGGCGGCATATATATACCATGAATCGAGCTATGAACGTTTCTTTCCCCACGCTGACCGCCTAGCTTATATTAGCCTCATCTATAAATCACCCAATAGCACCGAAGAAGTAAACTCTGCCGTAACACCAACAGGCTTAGCGCCTACATTGCAGGCTGAATTTCCGGATGTAGAACAAGCAACCAGATTCTACAGCTATTCCAAAGGCGGCAAAATAGAATCCAAAGAAGCACTAATAACTGAAAAAGGCCTGCTGTATGCTGACCAGAATGTTTTTAAAACTTTAGGTTATACTTTTCTCGAAGGTGATTCACAATCAGCCCTGGCAGAACCAAATCAGATTGTCTTGACAAAAAAACTCGCAGAGAAATATTTTCCCAAGCAGTCGGCCATCGGTCAGACACTATCCATTGACAAAGTCAACTGGAAAATCACAGGCATTATCGCAGACTTGCCCACGAATACACAGCTGAACTTCTCCGCACTCCTTTCCAATAAGGGATTAGAACGCTACAAAGAAATAGCATGGTCCTCTGCAAATGATGTAACCATAGCGCTCTTAAAAAATAAAGATCAGTTCGGCTTGATCCAACAGAAATTGGATCAAATGACTAAATCAAAATTCGCCGAAGCGACAAAACAAGGCTATCAATTTCGATTTATCCTGGAAAAGCTGACCGATATCCATCTCCACTCCAAAGCGGCAGGTACAGGAAACATTACTTATATCTATATTTTAATGGCATTAGGTGCTGCGCTTATTATTTTAACCTGTATCAATTTTACAAATTTGGTATTAGCACATGCGCTTGAACGTAAAAAGGAAATCGGTGTCAAGAAAGTACTAGGTGCTGCAAAGAAAACGATATTCTTTCAATTCTTCTTTGAATGTAGTATCATGGTCTTTCTAGCTGTTGGCTTTAGTCTTCTGACAACGGTACTCTTATTACCGGTATTTAGTTCGTTTATGGGCGCTGAGATAAAATTGACGATATGGGCCGATCCCCGCTTTTATGCAGTTTTGGCTGCATTTATAGTGTTAATAACTCTGCTTTCGGGCGGCTGGCCAGCCTATTCCATAGCAAGCTCAAAACCTATTTCGATTTTTAAACGAAAATTGACTGAAAAACAAAATGGTATATCTCTGAGCAGAGTACTCGTTACTTTTCAATTCAGTATCTCTATATTTTTTATTATCTGCACCTTATTCGCCGTTCGGCAGATGGATTTTATCCAGTCTAAAAACACCGGATTGGATCGCTCTGATATGTTGGTCATTGATGGCCGAGGATGGCAAAATAAAGAAAGGCAGCTATTAAAAGAAAAGTTAATGCAGCTCAATAGTGTCCAGGGCGTTACCGCTTCGTATGACAATCCTGTCAATATCCAAGGTGGCTACAGCGTCAGTGAAGTAGAAGGCCAACCCAATGATTTTGATATGGATGTCACGGCAATTCCGATTGAAAAAGATTTTGTTTCTGTTTTTCACATTCAGTCTGTAGCCGGTGAACCGCTATCAGATACGGATATCTTACGTGCACAGGATACAGTCTCACCCGAATATGGTTTCGTTGTAAATACGCTAGCGGCATCCGCTATGGGGTTTACACCCCAACAAGCAATTGGAAAGAAAATCAACCTAAACGGGCGTAAAGGAATGATTAAGCAGGTGGTCGCAAGTTTTAACTTTGCTTCGCTACATAGTGAGGTTAAGCCGATCGTACTCTTTCCAGAATATGATTATTTCGGCAATATTTTTATTCGACTCAATCCGACATCGCCGGTGAAAGATGCTCTTGCGCAGATAAAAGCTGTTATAAAAGATATTGATTCAAAAAACAGTTTTGAGTATCACTTTCTCAATGATGATTATAATAAGTTATATCTCAAAGATCAGCAAACAACACGAGTAATGCAGTTATTTTCCATCATTACCATTGCTATTGCCTGTATGGGACTATTTGCATTATCGGCCTACGCCGTGCAACAACGTTTTAAGGAAATAGGAATACGTAAAGTATTAGGTGCTTCAACAATCAAAATTGTCCAGATATTAAGCCTCGACTTCATGGTTTTAGTCTGCTCTGCCCTGCTAGTTAGTGTACCATTGGGATGGTATGCTATGCATCGCTGGATTGAGAATTTTGCCTATCATATTACGTTGGATTGGTGGGTATTTATATTGGCTGGAATCAGCGCATTGTTTGTATCATTTATAACCATCAGTTTTCAAACTGTAAAAGCTGCGATTCTGAACCCAGTTGATAGCTTAAGAGACGAGTAA
- a CDS encoding ABC transporter permease, which produces MLKNYIKIAWRNLWKNKGYSAINIIGLSIGMTAVLIIGIWIQNQFQFDNFYSNNTSLYKLWNKYEDEGKIKLQQVTSGLASPALEAEYPEVEHAARIYWSSNRLLSFDEKKIKSKGNEVDPAFIQMFDFKILRGNNNNALGDNNSIVLTESLARNIFGDVDPLDKIVMLDDKEPYKVTAVIADLPSNTNFDFTYLIPLAQPENYSPNWTSNSFYTFVQLKKGVDIEAFNEKLIGFITKKTNNISKGSLFLYPLSKMHLYSKFEQGIPVGGKIDQVKLIGGIGLLILLIACINFINLSTARSQKRAKEVAVRKVVGAQRFNLIAQFLTESVLLALISGLIAIGLAIGILPLFNKILDRPLSFSLTDPIIWISLAGFTFFTGTLAGLYPAFVLSAFKPVKTLKPISHSKKFVLNFRELLVIFQFGIAIILIIATMIVRQQINYAAQRDIGYNSSQLIEIPMEGNMEKNYEAIKSELISANIAQSVTRTGWSITQNASNTSGGFLWEGATPEQGNKIVFNLGKTESDFVKTLGLKLIAGRDIDYSRMLADSSSILLNEAAIREMNLKNPVGNYLKWGDKTYTIVGVINDHISGSPYNPVSPLLISANKNWLFNMVIRVNVTSSFSHQLNQIEKTLKKFNPAYPFEYKFVDQQFASKFGDQQQTAKLAFIFSLLAISISCLGLFGLASYMAELKTKEIGIRKVLGASVSGITAMLSRDFVKLVVIAILIASPIAWWAMNKWLQDFSYRIEIQWWTFSLAGASAILIALITVSSQAIRAASSNPVKALRDE; this is translated from the coding sequence ATGCTTAAGAATTATATCAAAATAGCTTGGCGTAACCTTTGGAAGAATAAAGGTTATTCCGCAATCAATATCATTGGGTTGTCCATCGGCATGACTGCCGTATTGATTATCGGAATATGGATACAAAATCAATTTCAATTTGACAATTTTTATAGCAATAATACCAGTCTTTATAAACTTTGGAACAAATATGAAGACGAGGGAAAAATTAAACTTCAACAAGTTACGTCGGGCCTCGCATCACCAGCACTGGAAGCTGAATATCCAGAGGTAGAACACGCCGCACGAATTTATTGGAGCTCCAATAGATTATTGTCTTTCGATGAGAAAAAAATAAAATCTAAAGGAAACGAAGTTGACCCCGCCTTTATACAAATGTTTGATTTCAAAATCCTTAGGGGAAATAACAACAATGCGTTAGGAGACAATAATAGTATTGTTCTCACGGAGAGCCTGGCAAGAAATATCTTTGGCGATGTCGACCCCTTGGATAAAATAGTTATGCTCGACGATAAAGAGCCTTATAAAGTAACTGCTGTAATCGCGGATTTGCCGAGCAATACAAATTTTGATTTTACCTATTTAATCCCCTTGGCTCAACCGGAGAATTACTCTCCGAATTGGACTTCCAATTCATTTTACACCTTTGTGCAGCTGAAAAAGGGTGTTGATATAGAAGCTTTCAATGAAAAACTGATCGGTTTTATCACAAAAAAAACGAACAATATCTCAAAAGGATCGCTTTTCCTATATCCTTTGTCAAAAATGCATCTTTACTCCAAATTCGAACAGGGAATACCTGTGGGGGGAAAGATAGACCAAGTCAAACTGATTGGTGGTATTGGCCTACTAATTTTGCTGATCGCCTGCATCAATTTTATCAATCTCAGTACGGCAAGAAGTCAGAAAAGAGCAAAAGAGGTTGCGGTTCGCAAAGTGGTGGGCGCCCAACGTTTCAACCTGATTGCCCAATTCCTTACTGAATCGGTCTTATTAGCACTTATTTCTGGACTAATCGCTATTGGTCTGGCCATCGGTATATTGCCCTTATTTAATAAAATATTAGACAGGCCTTTATCATTTTCCTTAACAGATCCAATCATCTGGATATCGTTAGCCGGATTCACATTTTTTACAGGCACATTGGCCGGATTATACCCTGCCTTTGTCCTATCTGCATTTAAGCCCGTTAAAACACTGAAACCGATAAGCCACTCCAAAAAGTTTGTGTTGAATTTTAGAGAACTACTGGTCATTTTCCAATTTGGTATTGCGATCATACTGATTATAGCGACTATGATTGTACGACAGCAAATCAATTATGCTGCGCAACGTGATATCGGTTACAACAGTTCACAGCTGATCGAAATACCAATGGAAGGTAATATGGAAAAAAATTACGAAGCAATTAAATCGGAGCTGATCAGCGCCAACATAGCGCAGTCGGTGACACGCACCGGTTGGTCTATCACACAAAATGCATCGAATACGAGCGGAGGTTTTCTATGGGAGGGTGCTACTCCTGAACAAGGCAATAAAATCGTCTTCAATCTTGGAAAAACAGAAAGTGATTTTGTGAAGACGCTTGGATTAAAACTTATAGCAGGCCGAGATATCGATTATAGTAGAATGCTAGCTGATAGCTCGTCAATATTGCTCAATGAAGCTGCCATTAGAGAAATGAATCTCAAAAATCCGGTTGGCAATTACTTAAAATGGGGCGATAAGACATATACGATTGTTGGTGTTATCAATGATCACATTAGCGGATCTCCCTATAATCCCGTCTCTCCATTGTTAATATCTGCGAACAAAAATTGGCTATTCAACATGGTTATTCGGGTCAATGTTACATCATCGTTTAGCCATCAGTTGAATCAAATTGAAAAGACGCTTAAGAAATTCAATCCAGCTTATCCTTTTGAATACAAATTCGTTGATCAACAGTTCGCTTCAAAATTCGGCGATCAACAACAGACGGCTAAGTTAGCATTTATCTTTTCGCTATTAGCCATATCCATTTCCTGTTTAGGCCTATTTGGACTTGCATCGTATATGGCCGAGTTGAAAACAAAAGAAATTGGTATACGCAAAGTACTTGGTGCATCCGTCTCAGGAATTACAGCAATGTTATCTAGAGATTTTGTCAAACTTGTCGTCATTGCCATTTTAATTGCATCTCCTATTGCGTGGTGGGCTATGAATAAATGGCTTCAGGATTTCTCCTATCGCATTGAAATACAGTGGTGGACATTTAGTTTAGCTGGAGCCTCCGCCATACTGATCGCTCTCATTACTGTCAGCAGCCAAGCAATTAGAGCTGCAAGCAGTAATCCGGTGAAAGCATTAAGAGATGAATAG
- a CDS encoding ABC transporter permease, with product MTNIIGLAIGMAGALLIVLWLQNMLTMDRFHEKGNRLHVLSNRDEFKGDKSAWAYTPKILGPSLAADFPDIEAFTRYNEGHEFLTTFKEKKLIANTVFVDPGFFKMFSFPFMKGEQNVKFDHPKGVVLTESYAKSLFGDEDPIGKSVRIDSVNQVDVQAVIKDIPSNSSFRFDILLPFEYAKIIGYVDDNWSNNSISTYVLLKDGASLTAFNSKIKTYLRDHINASNKAEGRLSAKNTGEIFAFPYPDSFLYNNGKGGNYTSGRIDIVKLFAWIGVFILLVASINFMNLSTARSERRAKEVGVRKVIGASKASLMAQFLVESILISLIAMVLATLLVFIVLPFFNDLVGKNLSLSLLSLQTWLFLLAFALFTGILAGTYPAFFLSSFQPIKTLKGKFVSKSKGFNIRSILVVIQFSLAIILIIATVIVAKQIQYTKQRDRGYNENGLLYSSIKGDLEKNYKILRDELLASNAVVSVSKNMSPVTDFYSNGWGFTSGTPTEEDKRISYNRFSTDADAVKNLGLTLIQGRDIDIYKFATDSTALILNESAVKSLHLTNPVNSIVDGDGTKWKVVGVVKDFIMGSPFGDKKSMVILGPRAWFTTIHYRLNTNNNIADNLKTIETIFKKFNPDYPFEYQFIDKTYEQKFKETKAIGTLALVFAGLTIFISCLGLLALIAYMAETRMKEIAVRKVLGASVTQVTYLLSIDFIKLVVIAIFIATPIAWWAMDKWLQDYSYRIAIHWYYFAIAGLMAILISMATISYQTIKAALGNPVDSLRDE from the coding sequence ATGACTAACATCATCGGGTTGGCAATAGGTATGGCCGGAGCATTGCTTATAGTGCTTTGGTTACAGAACATGTTGACGATGGACCGCTTTCATGAAAAGGGGAATCGCCTCCATGTCTTGAGTAATCGTGATGAATTTAAGGGCGATAAATCGGCCTGGGCATATACACCTAAAATATTAGGGCCCTCATTGGCCGCTGATTTCCCAGATATCGAAGCGTTTACACGATACAATGAGGGACACGAATTTTTAACGACATTTAAAGAAAAGAAGCTTATTGCAAACACAGTTTTTGTCGATCCCGGCTTTTTCAAGATGTTCTCCTTTCCTTTTATGAAAGGCGAACAGAATGTTAAATTTGATCACCCAAAAGGTGTTGTTCTTACTGAAAGCTATGCAAAGTCGCTGTTCGGCGATGAGGATCCAATAGGCAAATCGGTTAGAATAGATTCGGTCAATCAAGTTGATGTACAAGCTGTTATCAAAGATATCCCGAGTAATTCAAGTTTCAGATTTGACATACTTCTTCCTTTTGAATATGCAAAAATAATTGGTTATGTGGATGACAACTGGAGCAATAATTCAATAAGTACTTATGTCTTATTAAAAGATGGTGCTTCTTTAACAGCATTTAATAGTAAGATCAAGACCTATTTAAGGGATCATATCAATGCCAGCAATAAGGCAGAGGGTCGCTTATCAGCGAAAAACACAGGGGAGATTTTTGCTTTTCCTTATCCCGATTCTTTTCTGTATAACAATGGTAAAGGTGGAAATTATACTTCGGGACGGATTGATATTGTCAAGCTTTTTGCGTGGATCGGTGTTTTTATTTTATTAGTAGCCAGCATCAATTTTATGAACCTAAGCACAGCACGTTCTGAGCGTCGCGCAAAAGAGGTTGGTGTCCGTAAGGTAATTGGTGCAAGTAAGGCAAGCCTAATGGCTCAATTTCTCGTTGAGAGCATACTAATTAGTTTAATTGCGATGGTTCTCGCAACTTTACTTGTCTTTATAGTGCTGCCCTTTTTCAATGATCTTGTTGGTAAAAATCTTAGTCTTTCCCTATTGAGCCTACAGACCTGGCTTTTTCTACTCGCATTTGCACTGTTTACAGGGATATTAGCAGGTACTTATCCAGCCTTTTTCCTTTCCTCATTTCAACCGATCAAAACTTTGAAAGGAAAATTTGTTTCGAAGAGTAAAGGGTTTAACATTCGTTCAATACTCGTTGTTATACAGTTCAGCCTCGCTATTATATTGATTATCGCTACAGTCATTGTGGCAAAACAGATCCAGTATACTAAACAGCGCGACCGCGGCTATAATGAAAATGGTTTGCTCTACAGCAGTATTAAAGGTGACTTGGAAAAGAATTATAAAATCCTCCGGGACGAGCTTTTGGCCAGCAATGCTGTTGTCTCTGTATCGAAGAACATGTCGCCAGTAACAGACTTTTATAGCAATGGTTGGGGATTTACGTCCGGTACACCGACCGAAGAGGACAAAAGAATTTCTTACAACCGCTTTAGTACGGACGCTGATGCGGTAAAAAATCTTGGTCTCACTTTGATTCAAGGGCGTGATATCGACATATATAAATTTGCAACAGACAGTACTGCATTAATTTTAAATGAGTCTGCCGTTAAAAGTCTTCATCTTACAAACCCTGTAAATAGCATTGTGGATGGCGATGGCACCAAATGGAAAGTCGTTGGCGTTGTCAAAGATTTTATTATGGGATCGCCTTTTGGGGATAAAAAATCTATGGTTATTTTGGGCCCAAGGGCTTGGTTTACAACGATTCATTATCGTTTAAATACAAACAATAACATCGCAGACAACTTAAAAACAATTGAAACTATCTTTAAAAAATTCAACCCAGATTACCCATTTGAATATCAGTTCATTGACAAAACCTATGAACAAAAGTTTAAGGAAACAAAGGCTATAGGTACATTAGCGCTGGTTTTTGCAGGATTGACGATCTTTATTTCCTGTTTGGGCTTACTGGCACTGATCGCGTACATGGCGGAAACGCGCATGAAAGAAATTGCTGTTCGCAAAGTTCTTGGTGCAAGTGTCACCCAAGTAACTTATTTACTTTCAATTGATTTCATCAAGCTTGTCGTTATCGCTATTTTTATAGCGACGCCTATCGCGTGGTGGGCAATGGACAAGTGGTTGCAAGATTATAGCTATCGAATAGCGATCCATTGGTATTACTTTGCCATTGCTGGATTGATGGCAATTTTAATCAGTATGGCTACTATAAGTTATCAAACGATTAAGGCTGCATTAGGTAATCCTGTCGATAGTTTACGCGATGAGTAG